In a genomic window of Melanotaenia boesemani isolate fMelBoe1 chromosome 1, fMelBoe1.pri, whole genome shotgun sequence:
- the lamp1a gene encoding lysosome-associated membrane glycoprotein 1a — protein MRVFPSLAALFIAWFAVLGCTQAVTLEVKEGNSTCIKAELSASFSITYNTSSGTRTASVSLPDSTTVDAASSSCGGSPWLVAVFGSGHTLGLSFSNNGSVYSVANLTLQYNLSDTSVFPDANSSDVVTVVSASVGIWAPINTTYRCLSPTAVTAGGATVTFFDMRLEAYMPGNDLSPTESVCVADQATTTAPTTTASTAAPTTPQPTAPGTPERGTYSLKDNNGTICLLAQMGLQLNVSYVSQAQNKTVQELLNLTPNLTNSSGSCGVSSATLVLTQEQTTVLSFTFTLNSTSNKYHLSGISLQANWSDLTAPISASNNSLDYLRSTLGRSYMCNAEQTLVVIQTFSLNTFRLQVQPFGVTTNQFATAEDCQMDQDQMLIPIIVGAALAGLVLIVLIAYLIGRKRSHAGYQTI, from the exons ATGAGGGTCTTTCCGTCATTAGCCGCCCTTTTCATCGCCTGGTTTGCGGTTTTAG GTTGCACTCAGGCCGTTACCCTTGAAGTGAAGGAGGGAAACTCTACCTGCATTAAAGCTGAGCTCTCTGCATCATTCTCCATCACATACAACACGTCCAGCGGCACA AGAACAGCTTCAGTCTCTCTGCCTGACTCTACCACAGTTGATGCAGCGAGCAGCTCATGCGGCGGCTCTCCATGGCTGGTGGCGGTCTTTGGATCCGGTCACACACTGGGGTTGAGTTTCTCAAACAATGGAAGTGTCTATAGCGTTGCTAACCTGACTCTTCAATACAACCTGAGTGATACTTCGGTGTTTCCTGATGCCAACAGCTCTG ATGTGGTCACTGTGGTGTCTGCCTCAGTTGGGATCTGGGCGCCGATCAACACCACATACCGGTGTCTGAGTCCAACCGCTGTCACCGCTGGTGGGGCTACTGTCACTTTCTTTGATATGAGGCTGGAGGCGTACATGCCAGGAAATGACCTGAGTCCAACAG AAAGCGTCTGTGTGGCAGATCAGGCCACTACAACAGCTCCAACTACCACTGCCAGCACTGCAGCACCAACAACTCCACAACCAACTGCACCAGGAACGCCTGAACGGGGCACCTACTCCTTGAAGGACAACAACGGCACTATATGTCTCCTGGCTCAAATGGGACTGCAGCTTAATGTCTCCTATGTCTCTCAGGCTCAGAACAAG ACTGTCCAAGAATTATTAAATCTGACTCCCAATCTGACAAACTCATCTGGATCATGTGGAGTTAGCAGCGCTACCTTGGTTTTGACACAAGAGCAAACAACAGTGCTAAGCTTCACCTTCACTCTG AACTCAACATCCAACAAATACCACCTGAGTGGAATCAGTCTGCAGGCAAACTGGTCCGATTTGACTG CTCCCATCTCAGCCAGTAACAACAGTCTTGACTATCTGCGGAGTACGCTGGGTCGCTCTTACATGTGCAACGCAGAGCAGACGCTGGTTGTGATACAAACTTTCTCTCTCAACACATTCAGACTGCAGGTCCAGCCGTTTGGCGTCACAACTAACCAGTTTGCTACAG CCGAGGACTGTCAGATGGACCAGGACCAGATGTTGATCCCTATTATTGTTGGAGCAGCTCTGGCCGGCCTGGTGCTGATTGTCCTTATTGCGTATCTAATAGGCAGGAAGAGGAGCCACGCTGGATACCAAACCATCTGA